One stretch of Pandoraea oxalativorans DNA includes these proteins:
- a CDS encoding PhzF family phenazine biosynthesis protein, whose product MTTSSLVPPSIPSPAAAAPDLRFVNVFSAGAGGGNPAPVVFDADSLSSDDMMAIAARYGHESAFVCRASDPRNTVRLRFFVPAHEMEMCGHATLGAMWLLREAGRWTTPSATVETLSGRVDVRFDEATQRIDVGQPRGSVEPVAAPTLVAAICEVLGIGADDLAPMNIVNASTSRTKTLVPLRAVEKLNALTPKLSAVAALCDAVNSTGLYPFAVERKRPLVLQARQFPRSSGYPEDAATGIAAAATLYGVLHYGLLANGESTVRIYQGFAMGRPSCIRVALREPGNRESGCWISGAVEFAMLEPHA is encoded by the coding sequence ATGACCACCTCAAGCCTGGTTCCCCCCAGCATTCCCTCGCCCGCGGCAGCCGCACCGGATTTGCGCTTCGTCAACGTGTTCTCCGCCGGTGCCGGTGGCGGCAATCCGGCCCCGGTCGTGTTTGACGCAGACAGCCTCTCGTCCGACGACATGATGGCAATTGCCGCGCGTTACGGCCATGAAAGCGCCTTTGTCTGTCGAGCCAGCGACCCGCGCAATACGGTTCGTCTGCGCTTTTTCGTCCCGGCGCATGAGATGGAGATGTGCGGGCATGCCACGCTCGGCGCGATGTGGCTGTTGCGTGAAGCGGGGCGCTGGACGACACCCAGTGCGACCGTGGAGACGCTGAGCGGTCGGGTCGATGTCCGTTTCGACGAGGCGACGCAGCGCATCGACGTCGGTCAGCCGCGAGGCAGCGTCGAACCGGTAGCGGCCCCGACGCTCGTGGCCGCCATTTGCGAAGTGTTAGGGATCGGCGCGGACGATCTGGCGCCCATGAACATCGTCAACGCCAGTACTAGCCGCACGAAGACGCTCGTGCCCCTTCGGGCCGTCGAAAAACTGAACGCGCTGACGCCGAAACTCAGCGCAGTCGCTGCGCTGTGCGACGCCGTCAATTCGACCGGGTTGTATCCGTTCGCCGTCGAGCGCAAGCGGCCACTGGTGTTGCAGGCTCGCCAGTTCCCGCGTTCGTCGGGCTATCCGGAAGACGCCGCCACGGGCATCGCGGCGGCGGCCACGCTTTACGGCGTGCTGCATTACGGGCTGCTGGCAAACGGCGAGTCGACTGTGCGCATCTATCAGGGCTTTGCCATGGGACGTCCGTCCTGCATTCGGGTGGCGCTACGCGAACCCGGCAATCGCGAGTCCGGCTGCTGGATCAGCGGCGCAGTGGAGTTCGCCATGCTTGAGCCGCACGCTTGA
- a CDS encoding AraC family transcriptional regulator: MNLYPTASRHLYGDRVADVRHVSVGEYRTPPHAHDDEYMFLLPRTGQLVLNVESNVAPVRVAPKSFVVVPPRRVHDTRGHRPGQEHVAVYVASDFVAFCERKARRKLACNRISIWSAPLALFDAVRVADDTRTTNGAPFPELAAFRADLAVRTVAASCVEAGLTSAAIPQCRSDAHAEIVRDIRTFLDATLDEPMTLDRIAYEFGLSRRTLTRIFRDATGESVVDYQSRRRVEIAATLLRAPGMTVLAVAAAVGLDSPSYLARLFRQHGYAPPNAFKQGAPRID, translated from the coding sequence GTGAACCTTTATCCCACCGCATCGCGTCATTTGTACGGAGATCGCGTCGCCGATGTCCGGCATGTGAGCGTCGGTGAATATCGCACGCCCCCTCATGCGCATGACGACGAGTACATGTTTCTCCTCCCCAGGACCGGGCAACTCGTGCTTAACGTCGAGTCGAATGTTGCGCCGGTGCGCGTCGCACCGAAGTCGTTCGTCGTGGTGCCGCCGCGGCGTGTTCACGATACGCGGGGCCACCGGCCCGGGCAGGAACACGTGGCCGTCTATGTCGCGAGCGATTTCGTTGCCTTTTGCGAACGCAAGGCACGACGCAAGCTCGCATGCAACCGCATCTCGATCTGGTCAGCGCCGCTGGCACTGTTCGATGCGGTTCGTGTCGCAGACGACACGCGCACGACAAACGGTGCTCCATTCCCTGAGCTGGCCGCCTTCCGGGCGGACCTCGCGGTGCGTACGGTGGCTGCGAGTTGCGTCGAAGCCGGTCTGACGTCTGCTGCGATCCCGCAATGTCGTAGCGATGCCCATGCCGAGATCGTGCGCGATATCCGGACGTTTCTGGATGCAACGCTCGATGAGCCCATGACGCTCGATCGCATCGCCTATGAATTTGGCCTGTCACGACGCACGTTGACGCGAATCTTTCGGGACGCCACGGGCGAGTCCGTCGTCGATTACCAGTCGCGACGCCGCGTGGAAATCGCGGCAACGTTGCTGCGCGCCCCCGGCATGACGGTGCTTGCCGTCGCGGCGGCTGTGGGACTGGACTCACCGTCCTATCTCGCACGACTCTTCAGGCAACACGGGTACGCGCCGCCGAACGCCTTCAAGCAAGGCGCTCCGCGTATCGATTGA
- a CDS encoding Tc toxin subunit A, whose product MARKPRSLHETSPLLGRLTASRSMSRHLTKMAGNVVALGRLPLRRMLEMNPDLHIDEAREVHERAVSAGIAVARRFREQELVRTPGLAPDFAHGMEALASGPVYGNLFDEDWSSMAKPNAIEARTSPVAYLLMLFRRACELESSGALADFKLRLDERRPDIGDQVIDDQALNGEMPTLDASARVLEYAISAYLRVLSGDEATPDVDLAMSTVRYPMSMPYEHWTTQIGHILQLAGGEPLTLGEVSRQADPNYHYFVRQGMQTSWGDDAMLLSLPLGPARRDLLLETLYRGQSGEINAADRFYRDTYGVSGLAALQDTAVFCARTQTPSTDFAGLFAVQTAAPVASDNIVGLEPVSGAGFGAVYINGGADPAIEIRQGTPTTAYRAQDTAEPVDTEPAHWLEHLDDGRADRIHRLIRLSRWLELSYAATDRLLVASHKAQGLDAPVTITTNTLRTLGIFKEMQSRYGVTAEDFAAWTGTLAPYGQGDDSPSQFDRVFNEPHRHSMPLVLDGSPLLTRRWPQDDDSRRTVEHISSALGLDPEAFSYLTRSIAPSFGNGPLTCTLEVVSAFYRVTNLAKYLGISPVVLTGLLETLSQEGAPVVRQMVGVPQIHSRPALGETDFLSALIAVEGCIRWCRAKSIDVAWMVQHLRADSTPQIAGDSQRQLIADLHSQVNGVRITPSMLYEAGVPQTIPMPHLRTGQEDEDEDGDVIRPNWLCVLSELTDPDGIVLDHISGSDADYEASVSDIVSAAVAALFNGDFGICTHTRQSSPRRRIEGPIFRVTADVEQAEISTMLTAVILRARAAQRSVVEARISGYLGIAGELVLPLIDWAQQSVYDLLRWAWEAKPERTAASVRAQLATRLAWPRELEDDQAGYASSEIMLHKLGELRRQADIVRHFALDGALLWRHAQNARHLSSGEPDAFGFSPGATGLGDFYHLQTYRDVIDRGLRAPAELLDYLALVNTPGVINEEALAEGSAYARLMRDAAAGKVTALVGASARDVLDAALIVSPIGILRKLSEFSGLLRILDLAERTGLSVVALDGLGRLSDSATAQDYRRAIRDAFSCLSAAAQAERRGQRAVVPEVGQSVTSSSTVSHESLVVRGDDQVDTEAQFALTIRDLAGQPISGAPVRWSLSGAGFIDSDISTTDVDGIAYVTLHAGLSMGTAHIFGTIGLDQRLALPAVRIDAHEASLKPYDTFPDDDVEILAGEREGADIRVFVHDNYGNPGINREVHWSVRSGPGRVQHRATRTGSDGWARNTVVSRYPGTTEVRAEYAGVNTLLPNVISVDRPFIDSAYGIRLMTPNLANLPAKLICTVLSLSGEPEPKVNVSWSVNDEELPPTESDQDGIAVLEVEPTGVGILSVTASIDGRSVSANFEIVDAPTIVPLSPSEQRHIQNPQKFAFVSMRVEAGEYPGVDDGKRDPPPVRFLPVTWDINGEQTENRLTDLAGQTRIAVSLAKPGDMRITASINGTQSSESFGITVVPEPKWIITLDGEPVSDTLSFTVGRGPVALHIKPEPGQTFLVDQAVVLTWDGANPTGQGLSSTPTYLQAVPMKAAGVTWWLTCEREPSSDAIFSLGIRLIDPRHVRWMRPVISPA is encoded by the coding sequence ATGGCACGCAAACCGCGCTCATTGCATGAAACGAGTCCGCTACTGGGTCGGCTCACGGCATCGCGCTCGATGTCTCGTCACTTGACGAAGATGGCGGGAAACGTCGTCGCCCTGGGACGCTTGCCGCTGCGACGCATGCTTGAAATGAATCCCGATTTGCACATCGACGAGGCGCGCGAAGTTCATGAGCGCGCGGTGAGTGCCGGGATCGCCGTGGCGAGGCGTTTTCGTGAGCAGGAACTGGTCCGTACACCAGGTCTGGCGCCCGACTTCGCGCATGGCATGGAAGCGCTCGCGAGTGGCCCCGTATACGGCAATCTATTCGACGAAGACTGGAGCTCCATGGCAAAGCCCAATGCCATTGAGGCCCGCACGTCGCCCGTTGCCTATCTGCTCATGTTATTTCGTCGCGCCTGCGAGTTGGAAAGCTCGGGTGCGTTGGCGGACTTCAAGCTGAGACTCGACGAACGCCGCCCCGACATCGGCGACCAAGTCATCGACGATCAGGCGCTCAACGGCGAGATGCCAACACTCGACGCGTCGGCGCGGGTACTGGAGTATGCGATTTCAGCGTATCTGCGTGTATTGTCGGGCGATGAGGCGACACCGGACGTCGATCTCGCCATGTCCACCGTGCGCTATCCAATGTCGATGCCCTATGAACATTGGACAACCCAGATCGGCCATATCCTTCAATTGGCCGGCGGCGAGCCGCTCACACTGGGTGAAGTGTCGCGGCAAGCCGATCCGAATTACCACTACTTCGTCCGGCAAGGCATGCAGACTTCCTGGGGCGACGATGCCATGCTGCTCAGCCTGCCGCTCGGCCCCGCACGTCGCGATCTACTGCTGGAGACGCTCTATCGCGGTCAGTCGGGTGAGATCAATGCCGCCGATAGGTTTTACCGCGACACATACGGCGTCAGTGGCCTTGCTGCGCTCCAGGACACCGCTGTCTTTTGCGCGCGCACGCAAACCCCCAGCACTGACTTTGCGGGCCTGTTCGCGGTACAAACGGCAGCCCCCGTGGCGTCCGACAACATCGTCGGCCTTGAGCCCGTGTCCGGGGCCGGGTTCGGGGCGGTATACATCAACGGCGGCGCCGACCCCGCCATCGAGATCAGGCAAGGCACGCCGACCACAGCCTATCGGGCGCAAGACACTGCTGAGCCCGTCGACACGGAACCCGCGCACTGGTTGGAACATCTTGACGACGGTCGCGCCGACCGCATTCACCGGCTGATTCGGTTGAGCCGCTGGCTCGAACTGTCGTATGCGGCTACCGACCGACTGCTGGTCGCCTCCCACAAGGCCCAAGGACTCGACGCCCCCGTCACGATCACGACGAACACATTGCGCACACTGGGCATCTTCAAGGAAATGCAATCCCGATATGGCGTCACCGCGGAAGATTTCGCGGCGTGGACCGGGACGCTGGCGCCTTATGGGCAGGGGGACGACTCGCCATCCCAGTTCGATCGCGTCTTCAACGAGCCGCATCGGCATTCGATGCCGCTGGTACTCGACGGCAGTCCGTTGCTGACCCGGCGGTGGCCCCAGGACGATGACAGCCGCCGGACAGTCGAGCACATCAGTTCGGCACTCGGCCTCGATCCGGAGGCCTTCAGCTACCTCACGCGCTCGATCGCGCCGAGTTTCGGCAATGGCCCGCTGACGTGCACACTTGAGGTCGTCTCTGCGTTCTATCGTGTCACTAACCTCGCGAAATACCTCGGCATCTCGCCGGTCGTATTGACAGGATTGCTCGAAACCCTGAGTCAGGAAGGCGCTCCCGTGGTACGGCAGATGGTCGGTGTGCCTCAAATTCACTCGAGACCCGCCCTCGGCGAGACCGACTTTCTGAGCGCATTGATTGCGGTCGAGGGCTGTATTCGCTGGTGCCGCGCCAAAAGCATCGACGTCGCATGGATGGTGCAGCATTTGCGTGCGGATTCGACGCCGCAAATCGCAGGCGATTCCCAGCGGCAATTGATCGCCGATCTTCATAGCCAGGTGAACGGCGTTCGCATTACGCCTTCGATGCTCTACGAAGCCGGCGTGCCTCAAACGATTCCGATGCCGCACTTACGGACGGGACAGGAAGACGAAGACGAAGACGGGGACGTGATTCGACCGAACTGGCTTTGCGTGCTGTCCGAGCTGACCGATCCCGACGGCATTGTGCTTGACCACATCTCAGGTAGCGACGCCGACTACGAGGCAAGCGTCTCCGATATCGTCAGCGCCGCGGTTGCCGCGTTGTTCAACGGAGACTTCGGCATTTGCACACATACTCGCCAGTCGTCGCCTCGACGCCGAATCGAAGGGCCTATCTTCCGGGTAACGGCAGACGTCGAGCAAGCCGAGATCAGCACGATGCTGACTGCCGTGATTCTTCGCGCCCGCGCGGCACAACGCAGTGTGGTGGAAGCGCGGATTTCGGGCTATCTGGGCATTGCCGGTGAGCTGGTGCTGCCGTTGATCGATTGGGCACAGCAAAGCGTCTATGACCTACTGCGCTGGGCATGGGAAGCAAAACCGGAGCGCACCGCCGCCTCCGTTCGTGCTCAGCTCGCGACACGTCTCGCCTGGCCACGCGAGCTCGAAGACGACCAGGCGGGCTACGCATCGTCCGAGATCATGCTGCACAAGCTCGGCGAGTTGAGACGGCAAGCCGACATCGTCAGGCATTTCGCCCTCGATGGCGCGCTGTTATGGCGTCACGCACAGAACGCACGCCACTTGAGTTCGGGCGAGCCGGATGCATTCGGCTTCTCACCCGGTGCCACAGGCCTCGGCGACTTCTATCACCTCCAGACCTATCGCGACGTGATCGACCGCGGCTTGCGTGCGCCTGCTGAATTATTGGACTATCTGGCGCTCGTCAACACCCCCGGCGTCATTAACGAAGAAGCGCTCGCCGAAGGCAGTGCCTACGCACGGCTGATGCGCGACGCCGCAGCCGGCAAGGTCACCGCGCTCGTCGGTGCGAGTGCACGTGATGTCCTCGATGCCGCGTTGATCGTCAGCCCTATCGGCATCTTGCGTAAGCTCTCGGAGTTCTCGGGATTACTGCGCATTCTCGATCTCGCCGAGCGAACCGGGCTGAGCGTCGTCGCCCTTGACGGCCTCGGCCGCCTATCCGACTCAGCGACAGCGCAGGACTATCGTCGCGCGATTCGAGACGCGTTCAGTTGCCTGAGCGCCGCCGCTCAGGCCGAGCGTCGCGGGCAGCGCGCGGTGGTACCCGAAGTCGGTCAGAGCGTCACCAGTTCGAGTACGGTATCGCACGAGTCCCTGGTCGTCAGGGGTGACGATCAGGTCGACACCGAAGCACAGTTTGCGCTGACCATCCGAGATCTCGCCGGGCAGCCGATATCCGGAGCGCCCGTCAGATGGTCGCTCAGCGGTGCCGGCTTTATCGACTCGGATATTTCGACCACCGACGTGGACGGCATCGCCTACGTTACCCTGCACGCGGGACTGTCGATGGGAACTGCGCACATATTCGGCACGATCGGTCTGGATCAGCGCCTCGCCTTGCCCGCGGTTCGAATCGATGCTCACGAAGCCTCGCTCAAGCCTTATGACACTTTTCCTGACGACGATGTGGAGATTCTCGCCGGCGAGCGCGAAGGTGCCGACATTCGAGTGTTCGTTCACGACAATTATGGAAACCCCGGCATTAACCGTGAGGTGCACTGGTCTGTGCGATCGGGCCCTGGACGCGTACAGCATCGGGCGACCCGCACGGGCAGCGATGGCTGGGCAAGAAATACCGTCGTCAGCCGATATCCCGGCACGACGGAGGTGCGCGCCGAGTACGCTGGAGTGAACACGCTCCTGCCGAACGTCATTTCTGTAGATCGCCCGTTCATCGACAGTGCATACGGCATTCGCCTGATGACGCCAAATCTCGCGAACCTCCCCGCCAAGCTGATCTGTACCGTGTTGTCGCTGAGCGGCGAGCCTGAACCCAAAGTGAACGTGAGCTGGTCGGTCAACGACGAAGAACTGCCGCCAACGGAATCCGATCAGGACGGCATCGCAGTGCTGGAAGTGGAGCCGACAGGCGTCGGCATTCTGAGCGTCACCGCGTCGATAGACGGGCGCAGCGTGAGCGCGAATTTCGAGATCGTCGACGCACCGACCATCGTGCCGCTCAGTCCGTCCGAGCAGCGGCATATCCAGAATCCGCAGAAATTCGCGTTTGTTTCGATGCGAGTCGAAGCCGGGGAGTATCCGGGCGTGGACGACGGTAAACGCGACCCGCCTCCCGTCAGGTTCCTGCCTGTGACTTGGGATATCAATGGGGAGCAAACCGAGAATCGGTTGACCGATCTCGCCGGCCAGACCCGGATAGCTGTGTCACTGGCGAAGCCCGGCGACATGAGAATCACTGCGAGCATCAATGGCACGCAATCGAGCGAATCGTTCGGTATCACCGTCGTGCCCGAACCGAAATGGATCATTACACTCGACGGCGAACCTGTGTCCGACACGCTGTCGTTCACCGTCGGACGTGGCCCCGTCGCGCTGCATATCAAACCCGAGCCAGGTCAGACCTTCCTTGTCGATCAGGCCGTCGTGTTGACGTGGGACGGCGCCAACCCGACCGGTCAGGGCTTGTCGTCGACGCCGACTTATCTGCAGGCCGTACCGATGAAGGCGGCAGGCGTGACGTGGTGGCTGACGTGCGAGCGTGAGCCGTCGTCCGATGCCATCTTCTCGCTCGGCATACGTCTGATCGATCCGCGGCACGTCAGATGGATGCGACCCGTGATATCACCGGCCTGA